A portion of the Mycobacterium paraseoulense genome contains these proteins:
- a CDS encoding small basic family protein → MIGIAALAIGIVLGLVFHPAVPEVVQPYLPIAVVAALDAVFGGLRAYLERIFDPKVFVISFVFNVFVAALIVYVGDQLGVGTQLSTAIIVVLGIRIFGNAAALRRRLFGA, encoded by the coding sequence ATGATCGGCATCGCCGCGCTGGCGATCGGCATCGTGCTCGGCCTGGTTTTCCACCCCGCGGTGCCCGAGGTCGTTCAGCCGTACCTGCCCATCGCGGTCGTCGCGGCGCTCGACGCGGTGTTCGGCGGCTTGCGCGCGTATCTGGAGCGGATCTTCGACCCCAAAGTCTTCGTGATCTCGTTCGTGTTCAACGTGTTCGTGGCCGCCCTGATCGTCTATGTGGGCGACCAATTGGGGGTGGGCACGCAGTTGTCCACGGCGATCATCGTGGTGTTGGGCATCCGCATCTTCGGAAACGCCGCCGCACTGCGGCGCCGGTTGTTCGGGGCATGA
- the ftsR gene encoding transcriptional regulator FtsR: MSAPDSPALAGMSIGTVLEMLRPDFPDVTISKIRFLEAEGLVTPQRAASGYRRFTAYDCARLRFILTAQREHYLPLKVIRAQLDAQPDGELPPFGSPYATPRLVSVAGIGETEPGPGAGSDTAAVAPSSIRLSREDLLERSGVGDELLTALLKAGVITTGPGGFFDEHAVVILQCARALSDYGVEPRHLRAFRSAADRQSDLIAQIAGPVVKADKAGARDRADDLAREVAALAITLHTSLIKSAVRDVLHR; this comes from the coding sequence GTGAGCGCACCCGATAGCCCGGCACTGGCCGGGATGTCGATCGGGACGGTCCTGGAAATGTTGCGGCCGGACTTTCCCGATGTCACGATCTCCAAGATTCGCTTCTTGGAGGCCGAGGGACTGGTCACGCCACAGCGCGCCGCGTCCGGCTATCGGAGATTCACCGCATACGACTGCGCCCGGTTGCGTTTCATCCTGACCGCGCAGCGCGAGCATTACCTGCCGCTCAAGGTCATCCGGGCACAGTTGGACGCCCAACCCGACGGGGAGCTACCGCCCTTCGGCTCGCCCTACGCGACGCCGCGCCTGGTGTCGGTGGCGGGGATCGGGGAGACCGAACCGGGCCCCGGCGCCGGATCCGATACGGCCGCGGTGGCCCCGTCGAGCATCCGGCTGAGTCGCGAAGACCTGCTGGAGCGCTCCGGGGTGGGCGACGAGCTGTTGACGGCGCTGTTGAAGGCGGGGGTGATCACCACCGGCCCGGGCGGCTTCTTCGACGAGCACGCCGTCGTCATCCTGCAATGCGCGCGGGCGCTGTCGGACTACGGGGTGGAGCCGCGGCATCTGCGCGCTTTCCGCTCGGCGGCCGACCGGCAATCGGACCTGATCGCCCAAATCGCCGGGCCGGTAGTCAAAGCCGACAAGGCCGGCGCCCGCGATCGCGCCGACGACTTGGCCCGCGAGGTGGCGGCCCTTGCCATCACCTTGCACACGTCGTTGATCAAATCCGCCGTTCGCGACGTTCTGCATCGCTGA
- a CDS encoding MerR family transcriptional regulator, whose product MSEQPRQEQLDLADHATPAPEAPVQPGLFPDDSVPDELVGYRGPSACQIAGITYRQLDYWARTSLVVPSIRSAAGSGSQRLYSFKDILVLKIVKRLLDTGISLHNIRVAVDHLRQRGVQDLANITLFSDGTTVYECTSAEEVVDLLQGGQGVFGIAVSGAMRELTGVIADFPGERADGGESIAAPEDELASRRKHRDRKIG is encoded by the coding sequence GTGAGCGAGCAGCCACGCCAAGAACAGCTGGACCTAGCTGACCACGCGACCCCCGCACCGGAAGCACCCGTGCAGCCCGGGCTGTTCCCCGACGACTCCGTCCCCGACGAGCTGGTCGGCTACCGCGGCCCCAGCGCGTGCCAGATCGCCGGTATCACCTACCGCCAGCTGGACTACTGGGCGCGCACGTCGCTGGTGGTGCCGTCGATCCGCAGCGCGGCGGGCTCGGGCAGCCAGCGGCTCTACTCGTTCAAGGACATCCTGGTGCTCAAGATCGTCAAGCGGCTGCTCGACACCGGGATCTCGCTGCACAACATCAGGGTTGCTGTCGACCACCTGCGCCAGCGCGGCGTGCAGGACCTGGCCAACATCACGTTGTTCTCCGACGGCACCACGGTTTACGAATGCACGTCGGCCGAAGAGGTCGTCGACCTGCTGCAGGGCGGGCAGGGCGTGTTCGGCATCGCGGTGTCCGGCGCCATGCGGGAGCTGACCGGCGTGATCGCCGACTTCCCCGGCGAGCGGGCCGACGGGGGCGAGTCGATCGCCGCGCCGGAAGACGAGCTGGCCTCCCGGCGCAAGCACCGCGACCGCAAGATCGGCTGA
- the secA2 gene encoding accessory Sec system translocase SecA2: MPKTTRAQPGRLSSRFWRLLGASTEKNRSRSLVQVTESSEYDEEAAGLNDEQLRKAAGLLNLDDLAESDDIPQFLAIAREAAERATTLRPFDVQLLGALRMLAGDVIEMATGEGKTLSGAIAAAGYALAGRHVHVVTINDYLARRDAEWMGPLIEAMGLTVGWITAESTSEERRAAYGCDVTYASVNEIGFDVLRDQLVTDVDDLVSPNPDVALIDEADSVLVDEALVPLVLAGTTHRETPRLEIIKLVGELEAGTDYDTDSDSRNVHLTDVGARKVEKALGGIDLYSEEHVGTTLTEVNVALHAHVLLHRDVHYIVRDDAVHLINSSRGRIAQLQRWPDGLQAAVEAKEGIETTETGEVLDTITVQALINRYETVCGMTGTALAAGEQLRQFYKLGVSPIPPNKPNIREDESDRVYITAAAKNDAIVAHIAEVHETGQPVLVGTRDVAESEELHERLLRRGVPAVVLNAKNDAEEAEVIAEAGKYGVVTVSTQMAGRGTDIRLGGSDEADHDRVAELGGLHVVGTGRHHTERLDNQLRGRAGRQGDPGSSVFFSSWEDDVVAANLDDNKLPMETDEDGRIVSPKAAGLLDHAQRVAEGRMLDVHANTWRYNQLIAQQRAIIVDRRNTLLRTATAREELAELAPKRYKELSKDISEDRLETICRQIMLYHLDRGWADHLAYLADIRESIHLRALGRQNPLDEFHRLAVDAFASLAADAIEAAQQTFETANVLEEEQGLDLSKLARPTSTWTYMVNDNPLSDDTLSTLSLPGVFR; encoded by the coding sequence GTGCCAAAGACCACCCGCGCGCAACCCGGCCGCCTGAGCAGCCGATTTTGGCGGCTGCTCGGCGCCAGCACCGAAAAGAACCGCAGCCGGTCCCTCGTCCAGGTCACCGAGTCGTCCGAATACGACGAGGAAGCCGCCGGCCTCAACGACGAGCAGTTGCGCAAGGCCGCCGGGCTGCTCAATCTCGACGACCTCGCCGAGTCCGATGACATTCCGCAGTTCCTCGCCATCGCGAGGGAGGCGGCCGAACGCGCGACCACGCTCCGCCCGTTCGACGTGCAGCTGCTCGGGGCGCTGCGCATGCTCGCCGGCGACGTGATCGAAATGGCCACCGGTGAGGGCAAGACGCTCTCCGGGGCGATCGCGGCGGCCGGATACGCCCTGGCGGGTCGGCACGTCCATGTGGTGACCATCAACGATTACCTGGCCCGCCGCGACGCGGAATGGATGGGCCCGCTCATCGAGGCGATGGGGCTGACCGTCGGCTGGATCACGGCCGAGTCCACGAGCGAGGAGCGCCGGGCCGCCTACGGCTGCGACGTCACCTACGCCTCGGTCAACGAGATCGGCTTCGACGTGCTGCGCGATCAGCTGGTGACCGACGTCGACGACCTGGTCTCGCCCAACCCCGACGTGGCCCTGATCGACGAGGCCGACTCGGTGCTGGTCGACGAGGCGCTGGTGCCGCTCGTCCTGGCCGGCACCACGCACCGCGAGACACCGCGGCTGGAGATCATCAAGCTGGTCGGTGAACTGGAGGCCGGCACGGACTACGACACGGACTCCGACAGCCGCAACGTCCACCTGACCGACGTCGGCGCGCGAAAGGTGGAGAAGGCGCTCGGCGGCATCGATCTGTACTCCGAGGAGCACGTCGGCACCACCCTGACCGAGGTCAACGTGGCGCTGCATGCGCACGTGCTGTTGCATCGCGACGTGCACTACATCGTGCGGGACGACGCGGTGCATCTGATCAACTCCTCCCGCGGGCGCATCGCGCAGCTGCAGCGCTGGCCGGACGGCCTGCAGGCCGCCGTCGAGGCCAAGGAGGGGATCGAGACCACCGAAACCGGCGAGGTGCTCGACACCATCACGGTGCAGGCGCTGATCAACCGCTACGAAACGGTGTGCGGGATGACCGGCACCGCGCTGGCCGCCGGTGAACAGCTGCGCCAGTTCTACAAGCTCGGGGTTTCCCCAATTCCACCGAACAAGCCCAACATTCGCGAGGACGAGTCCGACCGCGTCTACATCACCGCGGCCGCCAAGAACGACGCGATCGTCGCCCACATCGCCGAGGTGCACGAGACCGGGCAGCCGGTACTGGTCGGCACCCGCGACGTGGCCGAATCGGAGGAACTGCACGAACGGCTGCTGCGCCGCGGTGTGCCCGCCGTGGTGCTCAACGCCAAGAACGACGCCGAGGAGGCGGAGGTCATCGCCGAGGCCGGCAAATACGGCGTCGTCACCGTGTCGACCCAGATGGCGGGGCGCGGCACCGACATCCGGCTCGGCGGCTCCGACGAGGCCGACCACGATCGGGTCGCCGAACTCGGCGGGCTGCACGTGGTCGGCACCGGACGGCATCACACCGAGCGGCTGGACAACCAGCTGCGCGGGCGCGCCGGACGCCAGGGCGACCCCGGCTCGTCGGTGTTCTTCTCGAGTTGGGAAGACGACGTGGTGGCGGCCAACCTCGACGACAACAAGCTGCCCATGGAAACCGACGAGGACGGCCGGATCGTCAGCCCCAAGGCGGCCGGGCTGCTCGACCACGCCCAGCGCGTCGCCGAGGGCCGGATGCTCGACGTGCACGCCAACACCTGGCGCTACAACCAGTTGATCGCCCAGCAGCGCGCCATCATCGTCGATCGTCGAAACACGTTGCTGCGCACCGCAACCGCGCGCGAGGAGCTCGCCGAACTGGCGCCCAAGCGGTACAAGGAGCTGTCCAAAGACATCTCCGAGGATCGCCTGGAGACCATCTGCCGGCAGATCATGCTGTATCACCTCGACCGCGGCTGGGCCGATCATCTGGCTTACCTGGCCGACATCCGGGAAAGCATCCACCTGCGTGCGCTGGGCCGGCAGAACCCGCTGGACGAATTCCACCGGCTGGCGGTCGACGCGTTCGCGTCGCTGGCCGCGGACGCGATCGAGGCTGCGCAGCAGACGTTCGAGACCGCCAACGTCCTGGAAGAGGAACAGGGCCTGGATCTGTCCAAGCTGGCCCGGCCGACGTCGACGTGGACCTACATGGTCAACGACAACCCGCTGTCGGACGACACGCTTTCCACGCTGAGCCTGCCCGGGGTCTTCCGCTAG
- a CDS encoding DUF881 domain-containing protein, with protein sequence MADGDRLLGGYDPNAGRSAHVASRPKLIPVPSLLRALLSEHLDPGYAAAAAKRADATPDGGARRRAAGWLWQALAALLIATVFAAAVAQARSVAPGVRSAQQLLLGNVRSAEKTATTLAQRRNALSARVDDVQRRALADDAEGQRLLARLDALGLAAASTAVIGPGLKVTVTDPGASPNLSDVSKQRVSGSRQIILDRDLQLVVNSLWASGAEAISVGGVRIGPDATIRQAGGAILVDNNPTSSPYTILAVGPPRAMRDAFDQSSGRQRLKLLEASYGVVVTVDAADGLTLPAGSIRDIKFAKQIGPQ encoded by the coding sequence GTGGCTGACGGGGACCGCCTGCTCGGCGGCTACGACCCGAACGCCGGCCGCAGCGCCCATGTGGCCTCGCGACCGAAGCTGATCCCGGTGCCCTCCCTGTTGCGCGCGCTGCTGTCCGAACACCTGGACCCCGGGTATGCCGCGGCGGCCGCCAAACGCGCCGACGCCACCCCGGATGGCGGCGCGCGCCGACGCGCCGCCGGCTGGCTGTGGCAGGCGTTGGCGGCGCTGCTGATCGCCACGGTCTTCGCCGCCGCGGTCGCCCAGGCACGCTCGGTGGCTCCCGGCGTGCGCTCCGCGCAGCAGCTTCTGCTGGGCAACGTGCGCTCGGCGGAGAAGACCGCGACCACTCTCGCCCAGCGGCGCAACGCGCTGTCCGCGCGAGTCGACGACGTGCAGCGCCGGGCGCTGGCCGACGACGCCGAAGGGCAGCGGCTGTTGGCGCGCCTCGACGCCCTCGGCCTGGCGGCGGCCAGCACGGCGGTGATCGGCCCGGGCCTGAAGGTGACCGTGACGGATCCGGGGGCCAGCCCGAACCTTTCCGACGTGTCCAAGCAACGAGTCAGCGGCAGCAGGCAGATCATCCTCGACCGGGACCTGCAGCTCGTCGTCAACTCGTTGTGGGCGAGCGGCGCCGAGGCGATTTCGGTCGGCGGCGTCCGCATCGGGCCCGACGCGACCATCCGGCAGGCCGGCGGGGCGATCCTGGTCGACAACAATCCGACCAGCAGCCCGTACACGATCCTTGCGGTGGGACCGCCACGGGCGATGCGGGACGCCTTCGACCAGAGCTCGGGCCGACAGCGACTCAAGCTGCTCGAGGCCTCCTACGGTGTCGTCGTCACCGTGGACGCCGCCGACGGGCTGACGCTCCCCGCCGGATCGATCAGGGATATCAAGTTCGCCAAACAGATTGGGCCACAGTGA
- a CDS encoding acetolactate synthase, with the protein MSTDAIPTQTLHAGRLIARRLRASGVDTIFTLSGGHLFSVYDGCREEGVRLIDTRHEQTATFAAEGWSKVTRVPGVAALTAGPGVTNGMSAMAAAQQNQSPLVVLGGRAPAGRWGMGSLQEIDHVPFVAPLARFAATAQSAEDSGRLVDEALRAAVGPPSGVGFVDFPMDHVFSTSEDDARPGALADLPPGPAPDGAALGRAAALLSAAKRPVIMAGTNVWWGHGEAALLRLAEELRIPVLMNGMARGAVPADHPLAFSRVRGKALGEADVALIVGVPMDFRLGFGAVFGPQTRLIVADRVQPERKHPRPVEAELYGDLLSVLAALAAGGAADHQDWIDELRTAETAARGKEKAELADDRVPLHPMRVYAELAPMLDRDAIVVIDAGDFGSYAGRVIDSYLPGCWLDSGPFGCLGSGPGYALAAKLARPDRQVVLLQGDGAFGFSGMEWDTLVRHNVPVVSVIGNNGIWGLEKHPMEALYGYSVAAELRPGTRYDEVVRALGGHGELVSAPAELRPALERAFTSGLPSVVNVLTDPSVAYPRRSNLA; encoded by the coding sequence ATGAGCACCGACGCCATCCCCACCCAAACATTGCACGCCGGCCGGCTCATCGCGCGGCGCCTGCGCGCCAGCGGTGTCGACACCATCTTCACGTTGTCCGGCGGCCACCTGTTCTCCGTTTACGACGGCTGCCGCGAGGAGGGCGTCCGGCTGATCGACACCCGCCACGAGCAGACCGCGACCTTCGCCGCCGAAGGGTGGTCGAAAGTGACGCGGGTGCCCGGCGTCGCCGCGCTCACCGCGGGGCCGGGCGTCACCAACGGGATGAGCGCGATGGCGGCCGCACAGCAGAACCAGTCGCCCCTGGTCGTGCTCGGCGGCCGCGCGCCGGCGGGGCGGTGGGGCATGGGCTCGCTGCAGGAGATCGACCACGTGCCGTTCGTGGCGCCGCTGGCCCGCTTCGCCGCCACGGCACAGTCGGCCGAGGATTCCGGCCGGCTCGTCGACGAGGCGCTGCGGGCGGCGGTCGGTCCCCCCTCCGGCGTCGGGTTCGTCGACTTCCCCATGGATCACGTGTTTTCGACGTCCGAGGATGACGCCCGCCCCGGGGCGCTCGCCGACCTGCCGCCGGGACCCGCGCCCGACGGCGCCGCGCTCGGCAGGGCCGCGGCCCTGCTGTCCGCGGCGAAGCGGCCGGTGATCATGGCGGGCACCAACGTCTGGTGGGGACACGGGGAGGCGGCCCTGCTGCGCCTCGCCGAGGAACTGCGGATCCCGGTGCTGATGAACGGGATGGCCCGCGGCGCGGTGCCCGCCGATCACCCGTTGGCGTTCTCCCGGGTGCGGGGAAAAGCGTTGGGGGAGGCCGATGTTGCGCTCATCGTAGGCGTGCCCATGGACTTCCGGCTCGGCTTCGGCGCGGTGTTCGGGCCGCAAACCCGGCTCATCGTGGCGGACCGGGTCCAACCCGAGCGCAAACATCCGCGCCCCGTCGAGGCGGAGCTCTACGGCGACCTGTTGTCGGTACTGGCGGCGCTGGCCGCCGGCGGCGCGGCCGATCACCAGGACTGGATCGACGAACTGCGCACGGCCGAAACGGCGGCGCGCGGCAAGGAAAAGGCCGAGCTGGCCGACGACCGTGTCCCGCTGCACCCCATGCGGGTGTACGCGGAGCTCGCGCCGATGCTGGACCGCGACGCCATCGTCGTCATCGACGCCGGTGACTTCGGCTCCTACGCCGGACGGGTGATCGACAGCTACCTGCCGGGCTGCTGGCTGGACAGCGGCCCCTTCGGCTGCCTGGGCTCGGGCCCCGGCTACGCCCTGGCCGCCAAGCTGGCCCGTCCGGACCGTCAGGTCGTGCTGTTGCAGGGCGACGGCGCGTTCGGCTTCAGCGGCATGGAGTGGGACACCCTGGTCCGGCACAACGTGCCCGTCGTCTCGGTGATCGGCAACAACGGCATCTGGGGGCTGGAAAAGCACCCCATGGAGGCGCTGTACGGCTACTCGGTGGCCGCCGAGCTGCGCCCGGGAACGCGCTACGACGAGGTGGTGCGCGCCCTCGGCGGCCACGGAGAGCTGGTCTCCGCCCCGGCCGAGCTGCGCCCCGCGCTGGAACGCGCCTTCACCAGCGGCCTGCCCTCCGTCGTCAATGTCCTGACCGACCCCAGCGTCGCCTACCCGCGCCGCTCCAACTTGGCCTGA
- the garA gene encoding glycogen accumulation regulator GarA produces MDNDQTSDEVTVETTSVFRADFLNELDAPAQAGTESAVSGVEGLPAGSALLVVKRGPNAGSRFLLDQPITSAGRHPDSDIFLDDVTVSRRHAEFRLENNEFSVVDVGSLNGTYVNREPVDSAVLANGDEVQIGKFRLVFLTGPKQGEDGGSGG; encoded by the coding sequence ATGGACAACGACCAGACCTCTGACGAAGTCACGGTGGAGACGACCTCGGTCTTCCGTGCCGACTTCCTCAATGAACTCGACGCCCCCGCGCAGGCGGGCACCGAGAGTGCGGTATCCGGGGTGGAAGGCCTCCCGGCGGGCTCGGCGCTGTTGGTCGTCAAGCGGGGGCCGAACGCCGGGTCGCGCTTCTTGCTCGACCAGCCCATCACGTCGGCCGGCCGGCATCCCGACAGCGACATCTTCCTCGACGACGTCACCGTCAGCCGCCGCCACGCCGAATTCAGGTTGGAAAACAACGAATTCAGCGTGGTCGATGTCGGTAGCCTTAACGGGACCTACGTCAACCGGGAGCCCGTCGACTCGGCGGTGCTCGCCAACGGCGACGAGGTGCAGATCGGCAAGTTCCGCTTGGTGTTTTTGACCGGGCCCAAGCAGGGTGAGGATGGAGGATCCGGAGGCTAG
- a CDS encoding DUF881 domain-containing protein has protein sequence MSQDPPDGAAEGREAASRAQRGRHELPTNSPRPEIGPVRRTGLSGLVRGGRSRMAFGTLAALLCLLLGIAIVTQVRQNESGDSLETARPADLLVLLDSLRQREATLNAEVNELQNTLNSLQASGNNDQAAIAAAQARLAALSILAGAVGATGPGVTVTIDDPGPGVAPEVMLDVVNELRAAGAEAIEINDAHQSVRVGVDTWVVGMPGSLTIDAKTLSPPYSILAIGDPPTLAAAMNIPGGAEDSIKRVGARMSVRQDDRVDVTTLRQPKPHQYAQPVK, from the coding sequence ATGAGCCAGGACCCGCCGGACGGCGCCGCCGAAGGCCGGGAAGCAGCAAGCCGCGCCCAGCGCGGCCGGCACGAGCTGCCGACGAACAGCCCCCGCCCGGAGATCGGGCCGGTGCGCCGCACGGGACTTTCCGGGCTGGTCCGTGGCGGCCGGTCCCGGATGGCGTTCGGGACGTTGGCGGCCCTGCTGTGTCTGCTGCTGGGCATCGCCATCGTCACGCAGGTCCGCCAGAACGAATCGGGCGACTCGCTGGAAACCGCGCGCCCCGCGGACTTGTTGGTGCTGCTGGATTCGTTGCGGCAGCGGGAGGCCACCCTCAACGCCGAAGTGAACGAATTGCAGAACACGCTGAATTCGCTGCAGGCGTCCGGCAACAACGACCAGGCCGCCATCGCGGCCGCTCAGGCCCGGCTGGCGGCGCTGTCCATCTTGGCCGGCGCGGTGGGGGCCACCGGGCCGGGCGTCACCGTCACGATCGACGACCCGGGGCCCGGGGTCGCACCGGAGGTCATGCTCGACGTGGTCAACGAACTGCGGGCCGCCGGCGCCGAGGCGATCGAGATCAACGATGCGCACCAGTCGGTGCGGGTCGGCGTGGACACCTGGGTGGTGGGCATGCCCGGCTCGCTGACCATCGACGCCAAGACGCTGTCGCCCCCGTATTCCATTCTGGCGATAGGCGATCCACCCACCCTGGCCGCGGCGATGAACATTCCGGGCGGCGCGGAGGACAGCATCAAGCGGGTCGGGGCAAGGATGTCCGTCCGGCAGGACGACCGGGTCGACGTGACCACCTTGCGACAACCAAAACCGCACCAATACGCTCAGCCCGTCAAGTGA
- the gcvH gene encoding glycine cleavage system protein GcvH: protein MSDIPPDLHYTAEHEWVRRSGEDTARVGITDFAQSALGDVVFVQLPEVGTELTAGESFGEVESTKSVSDLYAPVSGTVSAVNADLDGSPQLVNSDPYGAGWLLDVQVSDVAALESAISSLLDAEAYRGTLTE, encoded by the coding sequence GTGAGCGACATCCCACCCGACCTGCACTACACCGCCGAACACGAGTGGGTTCGCCGAAGCGGTGAGGACACTGCGCGGGTCGGGATCACCGACTTCGCCCAGTCGGCATTGGGTGATGTCGTCTTTGTCCAGCTGCCCGAGGTGGGCACCGAACTGACCGCGGGTGAATCGTTCGGAGAGGTCGAGTCGACGAAATCGGTCTCGGACCTGTACGCCCCGGTGTCGGGCACGGTGTCCGCGGTCAACGCCGACCTGGACGGCAGCCCGCAGCTGGTCAACTCCGACCCGTACGGGGCCGGGTGGTTGCTGGACGTCCAGGTGTCGGACGTCGCCGCATTGGAGTCCGCCATTTCGTCGTTGCTCGACGCCGAGGCCTACCGCGGAACACTGACCGAATGA
- a CDS encoding CDP-alcohol phosphatidyltransferase family protein, producing MEPALPPNRVLTVPNALSALRLVLIAVFTYALLGAHANGWAVGILMFSGASDWADGKIARLLNQSSRLGVLLDPAVDRLYMVCVPVVMAMSGIVPWWFVAVLLARDGVLAATLPLLWSRGLSALPVTYIGKAATFALMSGFPLVLLGTWDALWSRVVGACGWAFLIWGMYAYLWSFALYVVQLTLVVRRMPRLDHGARRPPTPKAVERG from the coding sequence ATGGAGCCGGCGCTTCCGCCCAACCGGGTGCTGACGGTGCCCAACGCGCTGAGCGCCCTCCGCTTGGTGCTGATCGCAGTGTTCACCTACGCCCTGCTGGGCGCGCACGCCAACGGTTGGGCGGTCGGGATCTTGATGTTCAGCGGCGCGTCCGACTGGGCCGACGGCAAGATCGCCCGGCTGCTCAACCAGTCCTCGCGGCTGGGTGTGCTGCTCGACCCGGCGGTCGACCGCCTCTACATGGTCTGCGTTCCGGTCGTGATGGCGATGAGCGGGATCGTGCCGTGGTGGTTCGTCGCCGTCCTGCTGGCCCGCGACGGCGTGCTGGCCGCGACCCTGCCGCTGCTGTGGAGCCGGGGGCTGTCCGCGCTGCCGGTGACCTACATCGGGAAGGCCGCCACGTTCGCGTTGATGTCCGGCTTTCCGCTGGTGCTGCTGGGGACGTGGGACGCCCTGTGGAGCCGGGTCGTCGGGGCGTGCGGCTGGGCGTTCCTGATCTGGGGCATGTACGCCTACCTGTGGTCGTTCGCCCTGTACGTGGTGCAGTTGACGTTGGTGGTGCGCCGGATGCCCCGGCTCGACCACGGTGCGCGCCGGCCCCCGACACCGAAGGCGGTCGAGCGTGGCTGA
- a CDS encoding bifunctional nuclease family protein, with product MGEVRVVGIRVEQPQNQPVLLLRETDGDRYLPIWIGQSEAAAIALEQQGVEPPRPLTHDLIRDVIAALGHSLKEVRIVDLQEGTFYADLVFDRNITVSARPSDSVAIALRVGVPIYVEEAVLAQAGLLIPDETDEEGGTTVREDEVEKFKEFLDSVSPDDFKAT from the coding sequence ATGGGCGAAGTTCGTGTTGTCGGCATTCGCGTGGAGCAGCCGCAGAACCAGCCTGTCCTGTTACTGCGCGAGACCGACGGCGACCGATACCTGCCGATCTGGATCGGTCAATCCGAGGCTGCCGCCATCGCGCTCGAGCAGCAAGGGGTCGAGCCGCCCCGCCCGCTGACACACGATCTGATCAGAGATGTCATTGCCGCGCTTGGCCATTCGCTGAAAGAGGTGCGAATCGTCGACCTGCAAGAGGGCACCTTCTACGCCGATCTGGTCTTCGACCGCAACATCACCGTGTCGGCGCGACCCTCGGATTCGGTCGCCATAGCGCTGCGGGTGGGCGTTCCCATCTACGTCGAGGAGGCCGTGCTGGCCCAGGCCGGCCTGCTGATCCCCGACGAGACCGACGAAGAGGGGGGCACCACCGTCCGCGAGGACGAGGTGGAGAAGTTCAAGGAATTTCTCGACAGCGTGTCTCCCGACGATTTCAAGGCCACCTAG